Part of the Streptomyces sp. NBC_01460 genome, GCAGATCGCGGAGGGGATCGCCCACAGGGCCAGGTGCAGCGGTTCGAGGTGCTGGTCGTACGTCGAGTTCACGAAGCCGGTGATCAGCAGGATCGATCCGATGGCGATGAAGCAGTCCTCACCGAAGAACACCCCGATGGTGTCGGCGCCGGACGCGTGCGAGCGGACCTTCTCGCGCAGTTTCTCCGGCAGCGGACGACCTGCCTTCGCTTCGGCGGCCGCCTCGGCCATCGGGGCGATCAGCGGCCGCACACTCTGCGCGGGGCCGCCGATGCTGGTGAGGCCGACGGAGGCGGTGAGCTGCCGGATCAGCAGATAGAGGGTCAGGAACCGCCCGGTGGTCAGCTTGCCGAGCCTGCCGATGAGATTGCGGGCCTGCTCCTGGAGGCCGTAGCGCTCCAGGAGACCGATCACGGGCAGCGTGATCACGAAGACGGTCACCGAACGGGCGGAGGCGAAGCTGTTGCCGAACGAGGCCAGCACCTCCTGCGGCGAGAGCTTGCCGAGCAGCCCCGTGATGATGCCGGCGGCACCCACCACGAGCAGGGGGTTGCGGCGGGTGGCGAATCCGAGGATCACCACGAGCACGCCGAGGAGAACGATCACGCGTCGGCCTTCTTCCGCGCAGGGACGTGGCGGTGCACGGTCCTGGTCAGACGGGGGTGTTACGCGAGACCTTAGGGTCTTGTTCAACAATCCCACAAGGGTGTGGGATGCATCGATCTGAATCGGCGGCGCGGGAGGGCAGGGGGCGGCAGTTTCTGCCCCGATACACCCGCATTCAGGGGAGAATGTGGGCCTGCCGGGAGCGCCTGAGCGGGGTGTGGATCATCGGACGATCCGGAGTCAGCGCTCGGTGAGCCGTTGCGCGTACGCCTCCGCCAGCTGGCGCCGGGAGTCCTCCAGGTAGAAGGCGAGCATCCGCTCGGCGCCGGCCGCGTCGCCCTTGGCCAGTCGGTCCGTGATCTCGCGGTTGCGGCTGAGGTAGGGCTCGTGGAAGCGGCGGGGGTCCGCCATCACGTGGAAGGCGAGGCGCAGTTCGGCCAGGACGTTGCGCATCAGCTCGTCGGTGCGGGCGCTGCCCGCCAGGCCCGCCAGTGCCTGGTGGAAGCGGATGTTGGCGGTGGAGCAGGCCGGCCAGTCGTCACGGAGTGCGGCCTGCTCGCCCGTCGACACCGCCGCCTCGACCGCCGTCAGGTCGAACGGGGGCTCGCCCAGGGCCCGCAGGGCCGCGCACTCGACGAGGAGCCGCACCCGGTAGATGTCCACCAGGTCGTCCACGGCCAGGATGCGGACGAAGACGCCGCGGTTGAGGCGGTGCTCCAGGAGGCGCTCGTGCGACAGGAGGCGGAACGCCTCGCGCAGGGTGTTGCGCGAGACGGCCAGGGCGCCGCTGATGCTCTCCTCGGACAGGCGGCTGCCGGGCGGGAAGTAGCCCTCGGTGATCCGGTCCCGCAGGACCGCCGCGACCCGCTCGGCCGTGCCGGACCGCTCCAGGGAAGCGCCGTGCGCCGCCAGTTCCGAGAGGTCCGGGGTGCCGCTGCCGCCGGTCCGCCCGCCGTTCGTCGTCCCCGCCATGCCCCGTCCCTTGCCTGGTGTTCCGTCAGCCGTGTTCCGTCAGCCGTGTTCAGTGCCCAGTGAACCGTACGGCCGTCCCGGGCGGCGGACAGGCCCTTGTCAGATTGTTGAACAATCGCTAGCGTGCGCTCGTGACGGATCTGACGAGTGTGACGCGCCCACCGCGGCTGATCGACCTCAACGCGGACCTGGGCGAAGGGTTCGGCCGCTGGACCCTCACCGAGGACGACGCGCTGCTGGCCTGCGTCACCAGCGCGAACGTGGCCTGCGGCTTCCACGCGGGCGACGCCTCCGTGATGCGGCGGGTCTGCGACACGGCGGCGGAGCGGGGCGTGCGCATCGGGGCGCAGGTCTCCTACCGTGACCTCGCCGGATTCGGGCGGCGCGCCATGGACGTACCGGCGGACGAGCTGACCGCCGAGATCGCCTACCAGATCGGCGCCCTGCGGGTCTTCGCGGAGGCGGCCGGCTCCACGGTCTCGTACGTGAAACCGCACGGCGCCCTCTACAACCGCGTGGTGCGGGACGAGGAACAGGCCGCCGCCGTCGTCGCGGGCGTCCTGCTCGCGGGCGGGCGCCCGGCCGTCCTCGGGCTGCCCGGTTCGCGGCTGCTCGCCAGGGCGGAGGCGGCGGGTCTCCCGGCGGTCCGGGAAGCCTTCGCCGATCGCGCGTACACCCCGCAGGGCACCCTCGTGCCCCGGAGCGAGGCGGGTGCGGTGGTGCACGACGAGGACGAGGTCGTACGCCGCAGCGTGGGCATGGCCGTCGACGGGGCCGTGAGCGGCGTCGACGGCACCCGGATCGCCGTCGCCGCCCGGTCGCTGTGCGTCCACGGCGACACCCCCGGGGCGGCGGCGCTCGCCCGGCGGGTGCGTACGGCCCTGGAAGAAGCGGGCGTCCGCGTGCAGGCGTTCGCGTGAGCGGCATCCGGGTGCTGGAGGCCGGGCCCCGCGCGCTGCTCGTGGAACTCCCCTCCGGGGAGGAGGCGGAGGCCTTCCACGCGGAGCTGCTCCGCCGCCGGGCAGCGGGTGAGCTCCCCGCCGTACGCGAGATCGTCCCCGGCGCGCGGACGGTGCTGCTGGACGGGGTCGAGGACCGGGCCCTCGCGGGGCGTCTGCGGTCGTGGACCGTACCGCCGTTGCGCGCGGGCGCCGGGGAGGCCGTCGAGATACCGGTCGTGTACGACGGCCCGGACCTCGCCGACGTGGCCGAGGCCTGGGGCGTCGCCGTCGCCGAGGTGCCGCGCATCCACGCCCGTACGGAGTTCCGGGTGGCCTTCTGCGGGTTCGCCCCCGGTTTCGGCTACCTCACGGGCCTGCCCGGGCACCTGAGCGTGCCGCGCCGGGCCACGCCCCGGACCCGGGTGCCGGCGGGGGCGCTGGCCCTCGCCGGCCCGTACACCGGGGTCTATCCCCGTTCCTCGCCCGGCGGCTGGCAGCTCATCGGCCGGATGCCGGGGCCGGAGGCCCTCTGGGATCCGGACCGCGAACCGGCGGCGCTGCTCGGTCCGGGCGTCCGGGTCCGCTTCGTCCCGGCGGAGGCGCGCGGATGAGCCCGGGGCTCGAAGTGGTCCGGGCGGGCGCCCTGACCACGGTGCAGGACGAGGGCCGCGCCGGCTGGGCCCACCTCGGCGTACCCCGGGCCGGGGCGCTGGACGGCCCGGCCCGGCGGCTGGCCAACCGGCTCGTCGGCAACGCCCCGGACGCCGCGGTGCTGGAGACCACGGTCACCGGGTGCGCGGTCCGGGTGACCGGCGCCCGGCCGGTGCTCGCCGTCGTCGGCGGTGCGGGGTGCCGGGTCACGGTGGACGGCCGCCCGGCCGCCTGGGGCGCGCCCGTGCGCGTTCCGCCGGGCGCGGTGCTGGAGGCCGGGCCCGCCGTGCACGGGCTGCGCGGCTACCTGGCGTTCGCGGGCGGCCTGGTGCCCGAGCCGGTGCTCGGCAGCAGATCCGCCGACCTGCTCTCGGGGCTCGGCCCGCCGGTCCTGCGCGAGGGCGACCTCCTGCCGCTGGGCCCGGCGTGCGGAGCCCCGGCCGTGGACACCGTGCCCTGGCCCGGTGCCCCCGCCGAGCTGATCCTGCCCCTGCACCCGGGCCCGCGCGACAGCTGGTTCACGGAGGCGGCCCTGCGCACGCTGACCACCGCCGTGTACCGGGTCTCGGAGCGGAGCAACCGCATCGGGCTGCGTACGGAGGGCCCCGCCCTGGAGCGCGTCCGGGAGGGCGAACTGCCCAGTGAGGGCATGGTGCTGGGAGCCGTCCAGGTGCCGCCGGACGGCCGGCCCCTGGTCTTCCTCAACGACCATCCGACGACGGGCGGTTACCCGGTCGTCGGTGTGGTCGCCGAAGCCGCCCTGGCGGGCGCCGCGCAGGCGGTCCCGGGGACTCCGGTGCGGTTCGTGCGGGCGTGACGGGAACCCGGACGCGGGCATCGGCCAACAGGAGGTGACCGAGTCCGCCTCCCCGAGGGAATCTGATGCGCCCGAGAGCCGACCAGTGACCGCCCCACCGGGGGTCGAAGCCCGCCGCACCGTCGAATCCGGCGTCGGTGGCGACGAGCCCTCGGACGCCTCGGTCGTCGAGCGTTCCTGGGGTGAACCCGACGCGTTCGCCGTGCTGTTCGACCGGTACGCCGACGACATCCACCGCTACGTCGCCAGGAGGCTCGGCACCGAAGCTGCCGACGACCTGATGGCCGAGACCTTCGTGATCGCGTTCCAGCAGCGCCGCCGGTACGACCTGTCGAGGGCGCAGGCGAGGCCCTGGCTCTACGGCATCGCCACCAACCTGGTCGGAGGGCACCGGCGGGCCGAGGCCAGGAGGCTGCGCGCCCTCTCCCGTGCTGCCTCCGCCGCACCCGGTGGGGGTGAGCCCCTGGCGGACCGGGTGGCGGCACGGGTCAGCGCCGAGGGCGTCCGGGCCGAACTCGCCGGAGCCCTCGCCGCGTTGCCCGCCCGCTACCGGGACGTGCTGCTGGTCGTCGCCTGGGGGGACCTGGACTACGCGGAGGCGGCGGACGCCCTCGGTGTCCCGGTGGGGACCGTGCGCTCGCGGCTCCACCGGGCCCGGAAGAAGCTCCGCGAGGCGCTGGGCGGTTCGGATCCCACCCGACGTGACGACGATCTTGAGGAGCCCGGCCATGGATGAGGTCACCGCGCTGCGGGAGCTGGAGGACGACGTGCCCGCGCTCACCGGCGACGCACGCGCCGCCGCCCGTACCCGGCTGTCGGAGGCCATCGCGAAGGAGGGGCGGAGGAGAGCCGGGGTGCTGTCCAGGCGGCTGGTGCTGCGGGCCGGGTTCGCCGCTACGGCGGCCGCCGCGGTGACCGGGACGGTCGTCGTGGCCACGGACGGGGGCGGACCGCGGATGAGCGCGCTGTCCGCCGCCCAGGTGCTGGACCGGGCGGCGGACAGGTACCGCGCCGACGGCGCCGGGGCGCCGGTGCCGCGTGACGACCAGTACCTCTATGCCAAGGAGATCTACACGCGGACCATTTCGAAGAACGGGAAGCGGACGACGCACATGGACGAGTTCTGGATCTCCGTGGACGGTTCCCGGCCCTCCCGGTACGTCTACGACGGGCGGATCAAGGACGAGCCCCCGCTGTCGTCCCATGAGACGAGGTGGCCGCCCACCGAGTACGCGAAGCTGGCGGAGCTGCCGACCGATCCGGACGAGCTGCTCGAGCTCTTCACCAGGAGCAGCTCCGGGGGGATCCCGGCGTACATGGACTTCCTCATGCTGATGCGTGACCCGCGGGTCATGCCTCCGGGGCTGCAGGCCGCCGCGTTCGAAGCGCTCGCGAAGCTGCCCGGAATCGTGCTGGACGACGACGAGGTGGACGCGCTCGGGCGGCACGGGATCGGTGTCACGTATCCGGGGATGACGATCGGCCTCGTCTTCGAGCAGGGCACGTACGCCTACCTCGGGCTCCGCCTGGAGGGCGTGAGAGGGGCGCGCACGAAGGGGAAGGCACTGGTGGGTGGCGAGAAGTACATCGAGGTGAGAGGGCGCGTGGCGTCCGGCGTGGTGGACGAGATCGGGCGGCGGCCCCGGTAGGCATGTGCGGGCGGCCCCGGTAGGTGCGTGCGGGGCGGGCGCGGTAGGCACGTGCGGGCGGGCCCGGTCGGGGGGCCGGGCCCGCCCGCACGTTACCGAAGCGTAACTTACCGATGAGTTACTTCGGGTAACGCCTCGGTGCTAGCTTGCGCTCACCTTCATCGGAGCAGAACGAGGAGTGAGCCGTGAGTCCGCGCAAGACCACCCGTTCGAGCCCGGCCCTGAACACCCCCCACCTCCCGGAACCCCGGCGGCAGGGACGCCGTACGGGGCGCCTGCTGGCCGCGTCCGTGGCCGTCGCCGCCTGTCTCGGAGCGGCGGCCGTCCCCGCCTCCGCCTCCCCCGCCGCCGGGTCGGATCCGGTGGTCTCCCGGGGTGTGACCATCCCCGCCTTCTACAACCCGCCGACGCAGCTGCCCGCCGCCGACGGGTCCCTCGTCCGGACGGAGCCGCTGCCCCTCGGGGTCAGCCTTCCCGGCCTCGACGGCCGCCCGATGCCCGGCACCGCGACGCGGTTGATGTACAAGTCCACCGACGCGGGCGGCGGGCCCGTCGCCGTCACCGGCGCGTACATCGAGCCGTCCGCCGCATGGAAGGGCGGCGGCGCCCGCCCCCTGGTGGCGCTGGCCTCGGGGACCATGGGCCAGGGCGACCAGTGCGCCCCCTCGCTGTCGCTCCAGCACCCGCTGACCATCGGCGAGGGCACGGTGTCGATCGGGTACGACAACATCGCCGTCTACCGCTTCCTCGCCGCCGGTGCGGCCGTCGTCGTCACCGACTACGCCGGACTCGGCACGACCGACCGGCTCCACACCTACGTCAACCGCGTCGACGAGGGTCACGCCCTCCTGGACGCGGCCCGCGCGGCACGCTCCGTCGCGGGCGCCTCGGTCACCTCCGCCTCGAAGGTGGGCCTCTACGGTTACAGCCAGGGCGGCGGCGCCAGCGCGTCGGCGGCCGAACTGCAGTCCTCGTACGCCCCCGACGTCAATCTGGCGGGCACCTACGCGGGTGCCCCGCCCGCCGACCTCACCGAGGTCATGAAGGGCATCGACGGCAGCGCCCTGGCCGGCGCGCTGGGGTGGTCCATCAACGGCTTCGTCCAGTCGGACCCGTCGCTCAAGGCGATCGTGGACGCGCAGACGAACGACGTCGGCAAGGCCGCCCTGAAGGACACCTCCACCATGTGCGTGGGCGACTCGATCCTCGGCTAC contains:
- a CDS encoding DUF969 domain-containing protein, with the protein product MIVLLGVLVVILGFATRRNPLLVVGAAGIITGLLGKLSPQEVLASFGNSFASARSVTVFVITLPVIGLLERYGLQEQARNLIGRLGKLTTGRFLTLYLLIRQLTASVGLTSIGGPAQSVRPLIAPMAEAAAEAKAGRPLPEKLREKVRSHASGADTIGVFFGEDCFIAIGSILLITGFVNSTYDQHLEPLHLALWAIPSAICAFLIHGARLLNLDRQLERELAVAATENDLTEHAGARTEDAK
- a CDS encoding CU044_5270 family protein, which codes for MDEVTALRELEDDVPALTGDARAAARTRLSEAIAKEGRRRAGVLSRRLVLRAGFAATAAAAVTGTVVVATDGGGPRMSALSAAQVLDRAADRYRADGAGAPVPRDDQYLYAKEIYTRTISKNGKRTTHMDEFWISVDGSRPSRYVYDGRIKDEPPLSSHETRWPPTEYAKLAELPTDPDELLELFTRSSSGGIPAYMDFLMLMRDPRVMPPGLQAAAFEALAKLPGIVLDDDEVDALGRHGIGVTYPGMTIGLVFEQGTYAYLGLRLEGVRGARTKGKALVGGEKYIEVRGRVASGVVDEIGRRPR
- a CDS encoding lipase family protein → MSPRKTTRSSPALNTPHLPEPRRQGRRTGRLLAASVAVAACLGAAAVPASASPAAGSDPVVSRGVTIPAFYNPPTQLPAADGSLVRTEPLPLGVSLPGLDGRPMPGTATRLMYKSTDAGGGPVAVTGAYIEPSAAWKGGGARPLVALASGTMGQGDQCAPSLSLQHPLTIGEGTVSIGYDNIAVYRFLAAGAAVVVTDYAGLGTTDRLHTYVNRVDEGHALLDAARAARSVAGASVTSASKVGLYGYSQGGGASASAAELQSSYAPDVNLAGTYAGAPPADLTEVMKGIDGSALAGALGWSINGFVQSDPSLKAIVDAQTNDVGKAALKDTSTMCVGDSILGYGFTNSKKWTANGKPIADIIAAEPKLQAILAQQRIGTLKPTAPVRLATGVQDDIVGHKQARQLAVDWCRKGGDVTYEAVQLPNLGDKLLTNHLAPLLTDQGSAISWLTDRLSGKRTVSNCWSMPLQP
- a CDS encoding GntR family transcriptional regulator → MAGTTNGGRTGGSGTPDLSELAAHGASLERSGTAERVAAVLRDRITEGYFPPGSRLSEESISGALAVSRNTLREAFRLLSHERLLEHRLNRGVFVRILAVDDLVDIYRVRLLVECAALRALGEPPFDLTAVEAAVSTGEQAALRDDWPACSTANIRFHQALAGLAGSARTDELMRNVLAELRLAFHVMADPRRFHEPYLSRNREITDRLAKGDAAGAERMLAFYLEDSRRQLAEAYAQRLTER
- a CDS encoding LamB/YcsF family protein codes for the protein MDLNADLGEGFGRWTLTEDDALLACVTSANVACGFHAGDASVMRRVCDTAAERGVRIGAQVSYRDLAGFGRRAMDVPADELTAEIAYQIGALRVFAEAAGSTVSYVKPHGALYNRVVRDEEQAAAVVAGVLLAGGRPAVLGLPGSRLLARAEAAGLPAVREAFADRAYTPQGTLVPRSEAGAVVHDEDEVVRRSVGMAVDGAVSGVDGTRIAVAARSLCVHGDTPGAAALARRVRTALEEAGVRVQAFA
- a CDS encoding 5-oxoprolinase subunit B family protein; its protein translation is MSGIRVLEAGPRALLVELPSGEEAEAFHAELLRRRAAGELPAVREIVPGARTVLLDGVEDRALAGRLRSWTVPPLRAGAGEAVEIPVVYDGPDLADVAEAWGVAVAEVPRIHARTEFRVAFCGFAPGFGYLTGLPGHLSVPRRATPRTRVPAGALALAGPYTGVYPRSSPGGWQLIGRMPGPEALWDPDREPAALLGPGVRVRFVPAEARG
- a CDS encoding RNA polymerase sigma factor, coding for MTAPPGVEARRTVESGVGGDEPSDASVVERSWGEPDAFAVLFDRYADDIHRYVARRLGTEAADDLMAETFVIAFQQRRRYDLSRAQARPWLYGIATNLVGGHRRAEARRLRALSRAASAAPGGGEPLADRVAARVSAEGVRAELAGALAALPARYRDVLLVVAWGDLDYAEAADALGVPVGTVRSRLHRARKKLREALGGSDPTRRDDDLEEPGHG
- a CDS encoding biotin-dependent carboxyltransferase family protein, which produces MSPGLEVVRAGALTTVQDEGRAGWAHLGVPRAGALDGPARRLANRLVGNAPDAAVLETTVTGCAVRVTGARPVLAVVGGAGCRVTVDGRPAAWGAPVRVPPGAVLEAGPAVHGLRGYLAFAGGLVPEPVLGSRSADLLSGLGPPVLREGDLLPLGPACGAPAVDTVPWPGAPAELILPLHPGPRDSWFTEAALRTLTTAVYRVSERSNRIGLRTEGPALERVREGELPSEGMVLGAVQVPPDGRPLVFLNDHPTTGGYPVVGVVAEAALAGAAQAVPGTPVRFVRA